In Tissierellales bacterium, the genomic window TGAATTGTTACTCATGTCCAGGAGCTACTGGAGCGTGTCCAATTGGAGCGTTACAAGCTGTATTAGGAGGAAATAGACACAATTTTTCATTTTATGTTTTAGGGTTTATAATGTTATTCGGAATAGTATTTGGAAGATTGATATGTGGTTTTTTATGTCCATTTGGATTGTTTCAAGATTTACTGCATAAAATTCCTTTGCGCAAAATAAAGATACCTCGAATCATAGATAAATTGCTGAGGTATTTAAAATATGTTTTTCTAGTAATATTTGTTATATTAATGCCGATAGTACTTACAAATAAATTTGGAATGGCACCGCCATATTTTTGTAAGTGGATTTGCCCAACTGGAGTTTTAGAAGGGGCTTTTCCACTCATATCAGTAAATGATAGCCTTAAAGCTAATCTTGGTTTTCTATTTAATTGGAAAGTAGGCATTTTGATATTAACCTTATTTGCATCGATTACAATGTATAGACCATTCTGTAAATATATATGTCCACTTGGTGCAATGTATTCGTTGTTTAATAAATTCAGTATGTATCAAATGTACGTGGATAATGAAAAATGTACAGGTTGTAAATTGTGTGAAAAAAAATGTAAAATGGGAGTTGAGATAACTCGAAATATTAATTCATTAGAGTGTATTCGATGTGGAGAATGTAAATCAATATGTCCCGCTGGAGCAATTACAAGTGGATTTAAAGAAAAGCAATTAAA contains:
- a CDS encoding 4Fe-4S binding protein; its protein translation is MNGKKQSKMRIIIQLVMAIFFNGYLTGFAKGKIFKGSSKGLCVPVLNCYSCPGATGACPIGALQAVLGGNRHNFSFYVLGFIMLFGIVFGRLICGFLCPFGLFQDLLHKIPLRKIKIPRIIDKLLRYLKYVFLVIFVILMPIVLTNKFGMAPPYFCKWICPTGVLEGAFPLISVNDSLKANLGFLFNWKVGILILTLFASITMYRPFCKYICPLGAMYSLFNKFSMYQMYVDNEKCTGCKLCEKKCKMGVEITRNINSLECIRCGECKSICPAGAITSGFKEKQLK